The following proteins are co-located in the Micromonospora coriariae genome:
- a CDS encoding Pr6Pr family membrane protein, with product MSLRRRRAAAVLRPAVVLSVLAGIALTALGPATVTGLLPYFTIQSNVAVGALALYAGLNAWRDRPDPPSALRGAVTLYITITGVVYHLVLANPASPFAMAQPDRAAGEALGNQLLHTVVPLLAVADWVLFDKRGRLRPRYAAWWLAFPLAYLGFALLRGLVVHGYPYPFLDAGELGYAGVAISALSFAVAFWLLGLLFVGIDRTLSRRTATRPTPTAHSDQEVVVTADRVP from the coding sequence ATGAGTCTGCGGCGGCGACGCGCGGCGGCGGTCCTGCGCCCGGCGGTGGTGCTCAGCGTGCTGGCCGGAATCGCACTCACCGCGCTCGGCCCGGCCACCGTCACCGGACTGCTGCCGTACTTCACAATCCAGAGCAACGTGGCGGTCGGCGCTCTCGCGCTGTACGCCGGCCTCAACGCCTGGCGGGACCGGCCCGATCCCCCGTCGGCGCTACGCGGCGCGGTCACCCTCTACATCACCATCACCGGCGTGGTCTACCACCTGGTGCTCGCCAACCCCGCCAGCCCGTTCGCGATGGCCCAGCCGGACCGGGCCGCCGGCGAGGCACTCGGCAACCAACTGCTGCACACTGTCGTGCCGCTGCTGGCGGTCGCCGACTGGGTGCTGTTCGACAAGCGTGGCCGGCTGCGCCCGCGGTACGCGGCCTGGTGGCTGGCGTTTCCGCTGGCCTACCTCGGCTTCGCCCTGCTGCGGGGGCTGGTCGTGCACGGCTATCCGTACCCGTTCCTGGACGCGGGCGAGCTGGGCTACGCCGGGGTGGCGATCAGCGCGCTGTCCTTCGCCGTCGCGTTCTGGCTGCTCGGCCTGCTCTTCGTCGGCATCGACCGCACACTCTCGCGGCGTACCGCCACCCGACCCACACCTACCGCACACAGTGATCAGGAAGTAGTCGTCACCGCCGACCGCGTGCCCTGA
- a CDS encoding alpha/beta hydrolase family protein — protein MNGDTEYSQEFVDVDGGRLGVQVYPEPAGPAGAPMVVIWPAMGVRARYYRPFAAALRAAGLGVVVVDLRGTGTSTPAPSRADRHGYSELAGDVGTVLAALKPRLDGRTRLLLGHSLGGQAALLHLALHGGDAVDGLALVAVGVPYWRSYPGRRGLGVLPYTQGIAATAALLGVWPGWSFGGRQARGVIRDWAYTARTGRFPRLDGTDTEAAVRAVRTPVLAVSVDDDQYTPHESMDHLCAKLTAAPLTRERYTVAQAGAALDHFTWVRAGTPLAQRVARFAGDLPHR, from the coding sequence GTGAACGGGGACACGGAGTACTCGCAGGAATTCGTCGACGTCGACGGCGGTCGGCTCGGTGTGCAGGTGTATCCCGAGCCGGCCGGACCGGCGGGGGCGCCGATGGTGGTTATCTGGCCCGCGATGGGGGTCCGCGCCCGCTACTACCGGCCGTTCGCGGCCGCGCTGCGCGCCGCCGGGCTGGGGGTGGTCGTGGTCGACCTGCGCGGCACCGGGACGAGCACCCCCGCGCCGAGCCGCGCCGACCGGCACGGCTACAGCGAGCTGGCCGGCGACGTCGGCACCGTGCTGGCCGCGCTCAAGCCGCGGCTGGACGGGCGTACCCGGCTGCTGCTGGGGCACTCGCTCGGCGGGCAGGCCGCGCTGCTGCACCTCGCCCTGCACGGTGGTGACGCGGTGGACGGGCTGGCGCTGGTCGCGGTCGGCGTCCCCTACTGGCGAAGCTATCCCGGCCGGCGCGGCCTCGGCGTGCTGCCGTACACCCAGGGGATCGCCGCGACCGCCGCGCTGCTCGGGGTCTGGCCGGGCTGGAGTTTCGGCGGCCGGCAGGCACGCGGAGTGATCAGAGACTGGGCGTACACCGCGCGGACCGGCCGCTTCCCCCGGCTGGACGGCACGGACACCGAGGCGGCGGTGCGCGCGGTACGAACCCCGGTGCTGGCGGTCAGCGTGGACGACGACCAGTACACACCGCACGAGTCCATGGACCACCTCTGCGCGAAACTCACAGCGGCGCCGCTGACCCGCGAGCGGTACACAGTGGCCCAGGCCGGCGCGGCGCTGGACCACTTCACCTGGGTCCGCGCGGGCACCCCGCTGGCACAGCGGGTCGCCCGCTTCGCCGGCGACCTGCCGCACCGCTGA
- a CDS encoding DUF72 domain-containing protein: MGVIRVGTSSWADQSLLRSGWYPRSANTPAGRLAYYAGRFPLVEVDTSYYAIPLPEVTQGWVDATPAEFTFDVKAFSLFTGHPTPVAALPRDLRPATGPSRIRRRDLPERAYDELWSRFRAALDPIAAAGKLGVVLLQFPPWLVRGAAAERRIAELARRCRPWRVAVELRHGSWFDETAAPATMALLRAHDLSLVCVDMPQGHPSSVPPILTTTAEPAIVRFHGHSDAWRDGDKQDKFRYAYAEEELRHWAGLLAELAHPADELHVLFNNCCAGQAQRDATRLAQLLTENILGAEPERQSVPARATSTG; the protein is encoded by the coding sequence ATGGGTGTGATTAGGGTGGGCACGTCGTCCTGGGCCGACCAGTCGCTGCTGCGCTCGGGGTGGTACCCGCGCTCGGCCAACACCCCAGCCGGTCGACTCGCCTACTACGCCGGGCGGTTCCCACTGGTCGAGGTGGACACCTCCTACTACGCGATCCCCTTGCCGGAGGTCACGCAGGGCTGGGTCGACGCCACACCGGCCGAGTTCACCTTCGACGTCAAGGCGTTCAGCCTCTTCACCGGTCACCCGACGCCGGTCGCCGCGCTGCCCCGCGACCTGCGCCCGGCCACCGGCCCGAGCCGGATCCGTCGTCGCGACCTGCCGGAGCGGGCCTACGACGAGTTGTGGTCCCGGTTCCGGGCCGCGCTGGACCCGATCGCGGCGGCCGGCAAGCTGGGTGTGGTGCTGCTGCAGTTCCCGCCGTGGCTGGTACGCGGTGCCGCCGCCGAACGCCGGATCGCCGAGCTGGCACGGCGATGCCGGCCGTGGCGGGTCGCCGTGGAACTGCGGCACGGATCCTGGTTCGACGAGACCGCGGCACCGGCCACGATGGCCCTGCTGCGCGCGCACGACCTCTCGCTGGTCTGCGTCGACATGCCGCAGGGCCACCCGTCGTCGGTGCCGCCGATCCTGACCACCACGGCGGAGCCGGCGATCGTCCGGTTCCACGGCCACAGCGACGCCTGGCGCGACGGCGACAAGCAGGACAAGTTCCGCTACGCGTACGCCGAGGAGGAGCTGCGGCACTGGGCCGGGCTGCTCGCCGAGCTGGCCCACCCGGCCGACGAGCTGCACGTGCTGTTCAACAACTGCTGCGCCGGTCAGGCACAGCGCGACGCCACCCGACTGGCGCAGCTGCTCACCGAGAACATTCTCGGAGCCGAGCCGGAGCGCCAGAGCGTCCCGGCCCGCGCCACGTCGACCGGCTGA
- a CDS encoding SCP2 sterol-binding domain-containing protein, with translation MGTTVGEHLRQLDSGRRGDLPETTSGTLRLDAREDGHTEHWYLTVADQHVRVTKSSDEADLVIRAAPEVFDRLASGETHVAMALLRNELTARGNMQLLMLLRRIFPGSAGARHPRELGRAAMAGREERQ, from the coding sequence ATGGGTACGACAGTGGGGGAACACCTGCGACAGCTGGACTCCGGCCGGCGTGGCGACCTGCCGGAGACGACCTCCGGGACACTCCGGCTGGACGCGCGCGAGGACGGCCACACCGAGCACTGGTACCTGACCGTCGCCGACCAGCACGTGCGGGTGACCAAGTCGAGCGACGAGGCGGACCTGGTCATCCGGGCCGCCCCGGAGGTCTTCGACCGGTTGGCGAGCGGGGAGACCCACGTGGCGATGGCGCTGCTGCGCAACGAGCTGACCGCGCGGGGAAACATGCAGCTGCTGATGCTGCTGCGGCGCATCTTTCCCGGGTCGGCCGGTGCCCGCCATCCGCGTGAGCTGGGTCGGGCCGCCATGGCCGGGCGGGAGGAGCGGCAGTGA
- the corA gene encoding magnesium/cobalt transporter CorA, which translates to MVGGRRFRPGGGFGRRLDEHEVRVGQPPRVKPPAPPTGGLVDSAVYIRGHRFASPDGLAETYRCLQEQRDAMAWIGLYRPDIDQITSLAREFRLHDLAVEDAINAHQRPKLERYGHTLFVVLRAARYDDLREEVEFSELHLFIGPGFVVTVRHGEAPDLAAVRRRLEADAQMLAQGPEVILYAILDQVVDGYAPVVAGLENDIDEIETEVFGGDPNASRRIYGLSREVIQFQRAARPLLTVLDALAAGAGGYGTDEELRRYLRDVIDHLTQVVERVDGFRHLLQNILTVNATLVSQQQNEEMRSLTAASYAQNEELKKVSSWAAILFAPTLIGTVYGMNFVHMPELNWRYGYLFALLLMAVVCGSLYLVFKRRGWL; encoded by the coding sequence ATGGTCGGCGGCCGTCGGTTCCGCCCGGGCGGTGGCTTCGGCCGCCGGCTCGATGAGCACGAGGTCCGCGTCGGCCAGCCACCGCGGGTGAAGCCGCCCGCGCCGCCCACCGGCGGCCTGGTGGACAGCGCCGTCTACATCCGTGGGCACCGGTTCGCGTCACCTGACGGCCTCGCCGAGACGTACCGCTGCCTGCAGGAGCAGCGCGACGCGATGGCCTGGATCGGGTTGTACCGGCCCGACATCGACCAGATCACCTCGCTGGCCCGGGAGTTCCGGCTGCACGACCTGGCGGTGGAGGACGCGATCAACGCCCACCAACGGCCCAAGCTGGAACGGTACGGGCACACGCTCTTCGTGGTGCTGCGCGCCGCCCGGTACGACGACCTGCGGGAAGAGGTCGAGTTCTCCGAGCTGCACCTGTTCATCGGGCCCGGGTTCGTGGTCACCGTCCGGCACGGCGAGGCACCGGACCTGGCCGCGGTGCGGCGGCGACTGGAGGCCGACGCGCAGATGCTCGCCCAGGGCCCGGAGGTGATCCTGTACGCGATCCTCGACCAGGTGGTCGACGGTTACGCGCCGGTGGTGGCCGGGTTGGAGAACGACATCGACGAGATCGAGACCGAGGTCTTCGGCGGCGACCCGAACGCCAGCCGGCGCATCTACGGGCTCAGCCGCGAGGTCATCCAGTTCCAGCGGGCCGCCCGTCCGCTGCTCACCGTGCTCGACGCGCTCGCTGCCGGCGCCGGCGGTTACGGCACCGACGAGGAACTGCGCCGCTACCTGCGGGACGTGATTGACCACCTCACCCAGGTGGTGGAGCGGGTGGACGGCTTCCGGCATCTGCTGCAGAACATCCTCACCGTCAACGCCACCCTCGTCTCACAGCAGCAGAACGAGGAGATGCGCAGCCTCACCGCGGCCAGCTACGCGCAGAACGAGGAGCTGAAGAAGGTCTCCTCGTGGGCTGCGATCCTGTTCGCGCCCACGCTGATCGGCACTGTGTACGGAATGAACTTCGTGCACATGCCGGAGCTGAACTGGCGCTACGGCTACCTGTTCGCGCTCCTGCTGATGGCCGTGGTCTGCGGCAGCCTCTACCTGGTCTTCAAGCGGCGCGGCTGGCTGTGA
- a CDS encoding amylo-alpha-1,6-glucosidase, producing the protein MSRGLVNVIAGNAFAISDAQGDVVDTPGAPVGLFSFDTRFLSRWVLRIGGEELNVLSRDDMTYFETRFFLVPGAASHYVDADVSVIRHRSINDSFNERITLLNHSAQPAEFTVRMDMGNDFADLADLAEVAQGHELRRRDVGVAADSARNQLVLRYERERFARTTTISSTAPADVDERGMTFQIRIEPEGTWETDLHVAMNIQGEGGRDLRKDLDEHRKHVRVGMREDLAAWMDRAPQLVAERDGLEETYRGSLADLAALRYLPLAHDTRVPVGGLPWAMGLSGRDSIFTCLQTIAFTPELASATLRLLALLQGGQLDDEHDEEPGKILAQLRYGESAAFADRPDVLYYGAADTTPLFVVLLDEYERWSGDADLVRELRHPARMALDWIDEYGDLTGDGYLRYQRRNDRHGLINQCWKNSPDAITDACGRKPALPRATCELQGYVYDAKRRGARLAREFWGDPGYADRLEREAAELKDRFNRDFWLPEREYYALALDPYGEPTDALSSNIGHLLWSGIVADDRAEAVAEHLLGPQLFSGWGVRTFAAGQRPYNPVGSHLGAVWPSDNAVIAAGLRHYRFDAHAGRIAAGIFDMAQTLGGAVPELIAGYERSITKYPVQLPAAGRPQSWSSGALLMLLGTLMGLRPTGDNLLVNPALPAGFGRVELLDIPGRWGLTDAYAGDRSPMSTGRRRLR; encoded by the coding sequence GTGAGCCGGGGACTTGTGAACGTGATCGCGGGGAACGCCTTCGCGATCAGCGACGCGCAGGGCGACGTGGTGGATACCCCGGGCGCTCCGGTCGGGCTCTTCTCGTTCGACACCCGCTTCCTGTCGCGCTGGGTGCTGCGTATCGGCGGGGAAGAGCTGAACGTGCTCTCCCGCGACGACATGACGTACTTCGAGACCCGGTTCTTCCTGGTCCCGGGCGCGGCGAGTCACTACGTCGACGCCGACGTGTCGGTCATCCGGCACCGCTCGATCAACGACAGCTTCAATGAGCGCATCACGTTGCTCAACCACTCGGCGCAGCCGGCCGAGTTCACCGTGCGGATGGACATGGGCAACGACTTCGCCGACCTCGCCGACCTGGCCGAGGTTGCTCAGGGCCATGAGCTGCGACGACGGGACGTCGGCGTCGCCGCCGACTCCGCGCGCAACCAGCTCGTGCTGCGGTACGAGCGGGAGCGGTTCGCCCGGACAACCACCATCAGCAGTACGGCTCCCGCCGACGTGGACGAGCGGGGAATGACGTTCCAGATCCGGATCGAGCCCGAGGGGACGTGGGAGACCGACCTGCACGTCGCCATGAACATCCAGGGCGAGGGCGGCCGGGACCTGCGCAAGGACCTGGACGAACACCGGAAGCACGTACGCGTCGGGATGCGCGAGGATCTGGCGGCGTGGATGGACCGGGCCCCGCAGCTGGTGGCCGAACGGGACGGTCTGGAGGAGACCTACCGGGGCAGCCTGGCCGACCTGGCGGCGCTGCGCTACCTGCCGCTGGCGCACGACACGCGGGTGCCGGTCGGTGGCCTGCCGTGGGCGATGGGACTCTCCGGGCGGGACAGCATCTTCACCTGCCTGCAGACCATCGCGTTCACTCCCGAGCTGGCCTCCGCGACGCTGCGGTTGCTGGCGCTGTTGCAGGGCGGTCAGCTCGACGACGAGCACGACGAGGAGCCGGGCAAGATCCTCGCGCAGCTCCGCTACGGCGAGTCGGCCGCGTTCGCCGACCGGCCGGACGTGCTGTACTACGGCGCGGCGGACACCACCCCGCTGTTCGTCGTCCTGCTCGACGAGTACGAGCGCTGGTCCGGCGACGCGGACCTGGTCCGCGAGCTGCGCCACCCGGCCCGGATGGCACTGGACTGGATCGACGAGTACGGCGACCTGACCGGCGACGGGTACCTGCGCTACCAGCGTCGCAACGACCGGCACGGACTGATCAACCAGTGCTGGAAGAACTCCCCGGACGCGATCACCGACGCGTGCGGCCGGAAACCGGCGCTTCCCCGGGCCACCTGCGAGTTGCAGGGCTACGTGTACGACGCGAAACGGCGCGGCGCGCGGCTTGCCCGGGAGTTCTGGGGCGACCCCGGGTACGCCGACCGGCTGGAGCGGGAGGCGGCGGAGCTGAAGGACCGGTTCAACCGGGACTTCTGGTTGCCGGAACGGGAGTACTACGCGTTGGCGCTGGACCCGTACGGCGAGCCGACCGACGCGCTCTCCTCCAACATCGGGCATCTGCTGTGGAGCGGGATCGTCGCGGACGACCGCGCCGAGGCGGTCGCCGAGCACCTGCTCGGCCCGCAGCTGTTCAGCGGTTGGGGGGTGCGCACCTTCGCCGCCGGGCAGCGTCCGTACAACCCGGTGGGCTCACATTTGGGGGCGGTGTGGCCGTCGGACAACGCCGTGATCGCGGCGGGGCTGCGGCATTACCGCTTCGACGCGCACGCGGGCCGGATCGCGGCCGGCATCTTCGACATGGCGCAGACGCTCGGCGGGGCGGTGCCGGAGCTGATCGCCGGCTACGAGCGCAGTATCACGAAGTATCCCGTCCAGCTGCCGGCGGCGGGTCGCCCGCAGTCGTGGTCCTCGGGCGCGCTGCTGATGCTGCTGGGCACCCTGATGGGGCTGCGGCCCACCGGCGACAACCTTCTGGTCAACCCGGCCCTGCCAGCGGGCTTCGGCAGGGTCGAGCTGCTGGACATCCCGGGCCGTTGGGGTCTCACCGACGCGTACGCCGGAGACCGTTCCCCCATGTCCACCGGCCGTCGTCGACTTCGGTGA
- a CDS encoding mycothiol transferase — translation MDVSDLLTEAYDRLPDLVRAAVDGLTPEQLHRAPGPGANTIGWLVWHLTRVQDDHVADLLDTDQVWVSGDWAGRFGLTADPDDTGYGHSPAQVAAVRPESAQALIDYYEAVSERTRLFLAGLRPADLDRVVDEAWDPPVTLGVRLVSVAEDDLQHVGQASYVRGLIGAD, via the coding sequence GTGGACGTGAGTGACCTGCTGACCGAGGCGTACGACCGCCTGCCCGACCTCGTTCGCGCGGCGGTCGACGGCCTCACCCCCGAGCAGCTGCACCGGGCGCCCGGTCCGGGCGCCAACACGATCGGCTGGCTGGTCTGGCACCTGACCCGCGTCCAGGACGATCACGTCGCCGACCTGCTCGACACCGACCAGGTCTGGGTGAGTGGGGACTGGGCGGGACGGTTCGGGCTCACCGCCGACCCGGACGACACCGGCTACGGCCATTCGCCCGCACAGGTCGCGGCGGTGCGGCCGGAGAGCGCGCAGGCGCTGATCGACTACTACGAGGCGGTCTCGGAACGGACCCGACTGTTCCTGGCCGGTCTGCGTCCGGCGGACCTGGACCGCGTGGTCGACGAGGCGTGGGATCCACCGGTCACCCTCGGCGTCCGGCTGGTCAGCGTCGCCGAGGACGACCTGCAACACGTCGGGCAGGCCAGCTACGTCCGCGGCCTGATCGGAGCCGACTGA
- a CDS encoding DinB family protein → MTSTEQLTGERADLLQTLRRHRGFLLHTVDGLTDDQAATCSTVSELCLGGLIKHVAGTEHRWMLFAVGGAEAMQREEIDWAGQFRMAQGDTLAGLVERFRQVADQTDELIATLDLDAAHPLPQAPWFEPGASWTVRRVLLHLIAETSQHAGHADILREAIDGAKTMG, encoded by the coding sequence ATGACCAGCACCGAGCAGCTCACCGGAGAGCGGGCCGACCTGCTGCAGACACTGCGCCGACACCGGGGTTTCCTCCTGCACACCGTCGACGGGTTGACCGACGACCAGGCGGCCACCTGCAGCACGGTCAGCGAGCTCTGCCTCGGCGGCCTCATCAAGCACGTGGCCGGCACCGAACACCGGTGGATGCTCTTCGCCGTCGGCGGCGCGGAGGCGATGCAACGCGAGGAGATCGACTGGGCGGGCCAGTTCCGGATGGCGCAGGGCGACACCCTGGCCGGGCTCGTCGAGCGGTTCCGGCAGGTTGCCGACCAGACCGACGAACTGATCGCCACCCTCGACCTGGACGCGGCGCATCCGCTGCCCCAGGCGCCCTGGTTCGAGCCGGGGGCGAGCTGGACGGTCCGCCGGGTGCTGCTGCACCTGATCGCCGAGACGTCTCAGCACGCCGGGCACGCCGACATCCTGCGCGAGGCGATCGACGGCGCCAAGACCATGGGCTGA
- a CDS encoding 2'-5' RNA ligase family protein translates to MVAALELYLDPDATRRIRVLWDALEAEGVQSMRSLLEQRHRPHVSLAVAPRFDPEQVAAALRGTIVATPLRLDFQHAGQFVGRVLWLGPTVTPELLAHHRLVHDRLAAAGITLVEHYQPGRWVPHCTLSMRVPNVLMAAAVRRCLEVLPVAATVVGAALTDHARGIAHPLP, encoded by the coding sequence GTGGTCGCCGCGTTGGAGCTGTATCTGGATCCGGACGCCACCCGGCGGATCCGGGTGCTCTGGGACGCGCTGGAGGCCGAGGGCGTGCAGAGCATGCGTTCGCTGCTGGAGCAGCGCCACCGCCCGCACGTCTCGCTCGCGGTGGCGCCCCGCTTCGACCCCGAGCAGGTCGCCGCGGCGCTGCGCGGCACGATCGTGGCCACACCGCTGCGGCTCGACTTCCAGCACGCCGGCCAGTTCGTCGGCCGGGTGCTGTGGCTCGGCCCGACGGTCACCCCGGAGTTGCTGGCGCACCACCGGCTGGTGCACGACCGGCTGGCCGCTGCCGGCATCACCCTGGTCGAGCACTACCAGCCGGGACGCTGGGTGCCGCACTGCACCCTCTCCATGCGGGTACCGAACGTGCTGATGGCCGCCGCGGTGCGCCGCTGCCTGGAGGTGCTGCCGGTGGCCGCGACAGTGGTCGGCGCGGCGCTCACCGACCACGCCCGCGGCATCGCCCACCCGCTGCCCTGA